The Octopus sinensis linkage group LG19, ASM634580v1, whole genome shotgun sequence genome contains a region encoding:
- the LOC115222034 gene encoding uncharacterized protein LOC115222034 codes for MVEKLNHELFQKLTDTSEMTFPSIHTAVDQDQAVQCPVEFQNTLKPTGMSPHNLTLKQDAPIMLLRNLDPTLLCNGTRLIVTSMKPYILQATIITGSHKEENVINPKFPLIPTDVPFEFKMLQLPV; via the coding sequence atggttgagaaactcaATCATGAACTTTTTCAAAAGTTAACAGATACATCAGAAATGACTTTTCCATCAATTCACACAGCAGTCGACCAAGATCAGGCTGTTCAATGCCCTGTTGAATTTCAGAACACACTTAAACCCACTGGAATGTCACCACATAACTTAACGCTAAAGCAGGATGCTCCCATTATGTTGCTTAGGAATCTTGACCCAACTCTCTTGTGTAATGGAACTCGCTTAATTGTTACTTCCATGAAGCCCTATATCCTACAGGCAACAATCATAACAGGTAGTCACAAAGAAGAAAATGTCATTAATCCAAAATTTCCTCTCATACCTacagatgttccatttgaatttaagatGCTTCAGCTTCCAGTCTGA